One segment of Lutra lutra chromosome 12, mLutLut1.2, whole genome shotgun sequence DNA contains the following:
- the MTFP1 gene encoding mitochondrial fission process protein 1 yields the protein MSEPLPRGAERDLFRDTWVRYLGYANEVGEAFRSLVPTAVVWLSYGVSSSYVLADAIDKGKKAGAVPCPEAGRSTRVTVAVVDTFVWQALASVAIPGFTINRVCAASLCILGTTTRWPLSVRKWTTTALGLLVIPVIIHPIDRSVDFLLDSSLRKLYPSVEKPSSS from the exons ATGTCCGAACCGCTCCCGCGGGGCGCCGAGCGCGACCTTTTCCGGGACACGTGGGTGCGGTACCTAG GCTATGCCAATGAGGTGGGAGAGGCATTCCGCTCCCTGGTGCCCACAGCTGTGGTGTGGCTGAGCTATGGTGTGTCCAGCTCCTATGTGCTGGCCGATGCCATTGACAAGGGCAAGAAGGCGGGAGCC GTACCGTGCCCTGAAGCGGGCCGTAGCACCAGGGTGACCGTGGCTGTGGTGGACACTTTTGTGTGGCAGGCTCTGGCCTCTGTAGCTATCCCAGGCTTCACTATCAACCGTGTGTGTGctgcctctctctgcatcctAGGCACCACCACCCGCTGGCCTCTGTCTGTCCGCAAGTGGACCACCACTGCACTGGGGCTTCTGGTCATCCCTGTCATCATCCACCCCATTGACAG GTCAGTGGACTTCCTCCTGGACTCCAGCCTGCGCAAGCTCTACCCCTCAGTGGAGAAGCCCAGCTCCTCCTGA